A single window of Rhipicephalus microplus isolate Deutch F79 unplaced genomic scaffold, USDA_Rmic scaffold_19, whole genome shotgun sequence DNA harbors:
- the LOC142785205 gene encoding uncharacterized protein LOC142785205 — MTLSPAKTEAMLLHPSYGAQCYTPKFTLQTIPIPWKRRVTYLGVQLDQRLNWSPAVSDQLRNARRVASAARALLARGNGCTPSLALRIYNGMAAARILYGLPLAALTRSNWETLDAAHRIGIRPFFSLPRSSQIGPTLAEAGDMPLSLRADLRALNHIERMKHSRHGQQLVFWLSSLPHSRMGQCAAAFYALVPSSTDVNDYSAPPCHQRPLKIRTRLPGVASKRTTPVCALRHETAATFDELLARRLLVFTDGSVLNDGCATAACVVPSLELHNQCRLACEASSTIAELAALDLAADALIQLRGPSAAVLSDSRTALQLLAQDARRPPVATRIARKLEAVQDLGCDLVLQWIPAHVGISGNEVADELAKEALSGNPCDYSGEHIRRSKASHTVLRHRSPPGPTNCGRAATTPTPENWIFERSVPSFSACASAATARRNGFTNSRDVETQTAVIAHSPKHSITLSSSVRSIRTRADHSSMLTANWDSAAALLM, encoded by the coding sequence ATGACGCTTTCGCCGGCGAAGACGGAGGCGATGCTGCTGCACCCCAGTTATGGCGCCCAGTGCTACACACCGAAGTTCACTCTCCAAACAATCCCCATCCCTTGGAAGAGGCGAGTGACCTACCTCGGAGTGCAGCTGGACCAACGCCTCAACTGGTCACCAGCGGTCAGCGACCAGCTTCGAAACGCGCGAAGGGTCGCCTCCGCTGCTCGAGCGCTCCTTGCTCGCGGCAATGGATGCACACCGTCCCTAGCTCTCCGCATCTACAACGGAATGGCTGCGGCGCGCATTTTGTACGGCCTTCCTCTCGCAGCGCTTACGCGTTCCAACTGGGAGACACTGGACGCAGCGCATCGTATCGGGATTCGCCCGTTTTTCAGCTTGCCCAGATCATCTCAAATCGGCCCAACACTTGCTGAGGCGGGAGACATGCCACTGTCACTCCGGGCCGATCTTCGAGCGCTAAATCACATAGAGCGTATGAAACACTCGCGCCACGGACAGCAGCTGGTattctggctctcctcacttccgcACTCACGGATGGGGCAATGCGCTGCGGCATTCTACGCCCTCGTCCCGAGCTCAACGGATGTGAATGACTATAGTGCCCCGCCCTGCCACCAGCGCCCTCTCAAGATTCGGACACGGTTACCAGGAGTGGCAAGCAAGCGGACGACGCCAGTGTGTGCGCTTCGGCACGAAACTGCTGCCACTTTTGACGAACTTCTCGCAAGACGACTCCTCGTCTTTACTGACGGTTCAGTGTTGAACGACGGGTGTGCCACGGCTGCGTGTGTGGTGCCTTCGCTGGAGCTTCACAATCAGTGCCGCCTCGCCTGCGAAGCAtcgtcgacgatagccgaactcgccgcgcttgaCCTCGCCGCCGATGCCCTCATTCAACTGAGAGGTCCGTCGGCTGCCGTTCTCTCGGACTCACGTACTGCTCTCCAACTACTCGCGCAGGACGCCCGCAGACCTCCGGTTGCCACGCGCATCGCGCGAAAGCTCGAAGCAGTGCAGGACCTAGGGTGTGATCTTGTGCTGCAATGGATACCGGCGCACGTTGGAATATCCGGCAATGAAGTGGCCGACGAGCTGGCCAAAGAAGCACTCTCCGGGAACCCCTGTGACTACAGCGGTGAGCACATTCGACGTAGCAAGGCTTCGCACACGGTGCTCCGTCACCGCTCGCCACCCGGACCCACGAATTGCGGCAGGGCAGCCACCACGCCCACTCCCGAAAACTGGATTTTCGAGAGGAGCGTGCCCTCCTTCTCCGCCTGCGCATCGGCTGCTACCGCACGGCGGAATGGGTTCACAAACAGTCGGGACGTGGAGACCCAAACTGCCGTCATTGCCCACAGCCCGAAACACTCCATCACATTATCTTCTAGTGTGAGGAGTATTCGGACGCGCGCAGATCACTCTTCGATGCTTACAGCAAACTGGGACTCTGCAGCAGCACTGTTGATGTGA
- the LOC142785206 gene encoding uncharacterized protein LOC142785206: protein MTSARASAVARERRKPHCEGEKTSSASAIYSSLLSAMASESLPAAELSASLRSLRGRYERRVHQSRLHLLPQKRRIAPELLFLPPRFLCASSVVSGTLRGQGRRLLSELSHLPAKSITWHTSQSAQWSLAPYVVKAGGYCQSSLTFLRSPSPGTHHNQEIFQERMAACAPALFQMMEEAPTKHTMELVVRVRDEGQREKAVQVAVLPFLCAHFKEDKNYLYQVFEEGTSITEKLAELPSTPTIIALGINMLK from the exons ATGACGTCGGCAAGGGCGTCGGCAGTAGCACGCGAACGGCGGAAGCCACACTGCGAAGGCGAGAAAACATCCAGTGCCTCGGCAATCTATTCAAGTCTCCTCAGTGCCATGGCTTCGGAGAGCTTGCCCGCTGCGGAG ctgagcgcctcccttcgtagcctaagagggcgctacgagcgtcgtgtacatcagtcacggctgcatctgctcccacaaaaacgccggattgccccggaacttctcttcctgcctccaagattcctgtgcgcaag ctcagtggtctctggcaccctacgtggtcaaggcaggcggctattgtcagagctctctcaccttcctgcgaagtccatcacctggcacacatcacaatcag ctcagtggtctctggcaccctacgtggtcaaggcaggcggctattgtcagagctctctcaccttcctgcgaagtccatcacctggcacacatcacaatcag gaaatcttccaggagaggatggcggcctgtgcgcctgcattatttcagatgatggaggaggcgccgacgaaacatactatggaactggtggtgcgcgtgagagacgaaggacaaagagaaaaagcagtccaggtagctgtgctaccattcctctgcgcgcattttaaggaagacaagaactacctttaccaagtatttgaa gagggaacaagcatcactgaaaagcttgccgagttgccatcaacgcctacaatcattgcactgg